The following are encoded in a window of Novosphingobium sp. ZN18A2 genomic DNA:
- a CDS encoding flippase: MSFTRNSLYALTASVLPLVSALVTVPLYIREIGAERYGALVIAWTMLGYFGQADFGIGRALAQRISSNRKASARKMARIVSSGMAILITLGLVMGLVTYLAAAYFFGNVMKVAPALRSELLDSLWALALCNPVMTVTGAATGALIGVERFRRVSIGNLAGNLGLQILPLIAAKAFGHDLEWLIAASLAGRLLGLAIVGTAVWRTFLAGQRFAPGWAEMRRLSRFGIWVMITAMAVPLMIYSDRFVIGAVAGAIAVAVYTIPYQVAYRTLLVPSAIVSVVFPRLAALPDQLAAAKCRAFTIFIAQLFAVIVIGLSCLADPLMHLWLGSHLDPRSVGIARIILPGVWLLAIGSVPFAFIQARGDPRFTAALTIAELPFYGILLFALGQRFGLYGFAAAFSLRALVDFVALSWRAKQGLGTLAGHLMPVSALVLFTAAAAPMFESWERAIAGAFALCSAAAALMFLSLKHFPEEFIEPLVAIPVLGPVFARRVPLHANG; this comes from the coding sequence ATGAGCTTTACCCGCAACAGCCTTTATGCGCTTACGGCGTCGGTATTGCCGCTGGTCAGCGCTCTTGTCACGGTGCCGCTCTATATCCGGGAAATTGGCGCGGAACGCTATGGCGCGCTGGTTATCGCGTGGACCATGCTGGGATATTTCGGCCAGGCCGATTTCGGGATCGGCCGCGCGCTGGCGCAGCGCATATCGTCCAACCGCAAGGCAAGCGCCCGCAAAATGGCGCGGATCGTATCGTCGGGCATGGCCATCCTGATCACGCTGGGCCTGGTGATGGGCCTCGTCACATATCTGGCCGCCGCATATTTCTTCGGCAATGTGATGAAAGTGGCGCCCGCGCTGAGGTCCGAACTGCTCGATTCCTTGTGGGCACTGGCGCTTTGCAATCCGGTGATGACGGTAACGGGCGCCGCCACGGGCGCGTTGATCGGCGTGGAACGGTTCAGGCGCGTCTCCATCGGCAACCTTGCGGGAAACCTTGGCCTGCAGATCCTGCCGCTTATCGCGGCCAAGGCGTTCGGCCACGACCTGGAGTGGCTGATCGCGGCGTCGCTTGCCGGTCGCTTGCTGGGGTTGGCGATCGTGGGCACCGCCGTTTGGCGAACGTTCCTTGCCGGTCAGCGGTTCGCGCCCGGCTGGGCTGAAATGCGGCGTCTCAGCCGCTTCGGCATCTGGGTCATGATTACGGCGATGGCCGTCCCGTTGATGATCTATTCCGACCGTTTCGTTATCGGAGCCGTCGCAGGCGCGATCGCAGTGGCGGTCTATACCATCCCCTATCAGGTCGCCTACCGGACGCTTCTTGTGCCAAGCGCAATCGTCAGCGTGGTTTTTCCGCGACTGGCGGCGCTGCCGGACCAGCTTGCGGCGGCCAAGTGCCGCGCATTCACGATCTTCATCGCACAGCTATTCGCGGTAATCGTGATCGGCCTGTCCTGCCTGGCGGACCCGCTCATGCACCTGTGGCTGGGTTCGCACCTCGATCCGCGTTCCGTGGGCATCGCGCGCATCATCCTGCCGGGTGTGTGGCTGCTGGCAATTGGCTCTGTTCCGTTCGCCTTCATTCAGGCGCGCGGCGACCCGCGCTTTACCGCCGCGCTGACAATCGCGGAGCTACCGTTTTACGGCATCCTGCTGTTCGCGCTGGGGCAACGGTTCGGCCTTTACGGTTTCGCTGCCGCTTTCAGTCTTCGTGCGCTGGTCGATTTTGTCGCGTTGTCATGGCGTGCGAAGCAGGGCCTTGGCACTTTGGCCGGACACCTGATGCCGGTTTCGGCGCTGGTCCTGTTTACTGCGGCAGCGGCCCCGATGTTCGAAAGCTGGGAACGGGCCATCGCCGGGGCATTCGCCCTGTGTTCGGCGGCGGCGGCGCTGATGTTCCTTTCGTTGAAGCACTTCCCTGAAGAGTTCATCGAACCGCTGGTGGCGATACCCGTGCTAGGCCCGGTCTTCGCCCGCCGCGTCCCCCTGCACGCCAATGGTTAA
- the rfbA gene encoding glucose-1-phosphate thymidylyltransferase RfbA — MAGTVIDRTRKGIVLAGGSGTRLYPVTHGLSKQLVPVFDKPMIYYPLSTLMLAGIRDVLIITTPDDAAQFHRVLGDGSQWGMAFSYAVQPRPDGLAQAYLLGADFVSGRPSALVLGDNIFYGHGLPDVLQSASARERGASVFAYRVNNPEAYGVVDFDARGRAISIEEKPARPRSSHAVTGLYFYDETVVERARSLTPSPRGELEITDLNRLYMDEGLLSVEIMGRGFAWLDTGTHASLLDAGTYVKITEERQGLKIACPEEIAWRQGFIDDADLERIAGPLRKSGYGEYLLSLLGTERAV, encoded by the coding sequence GTGGCCGGGACTGTGATTGACCGTACCCGGAAGGGGATCGTGCTGGCCGGAGGATCGGGGACGCGCCTTTACCCGGTAACGCACGGCCTGTCGAAACAGCTTGTGCCGGTGTTCGACAAACCGATGATCTATTACCCGCTCAGCACCCTTATGCTCGCGGGCATCCGCGATGTCCTGATCATCACCACGCCCGACGATGCCGCACAGTTCCACCGCGTTCTGGGCGACGGTTCGCAATGGGGGATGGCCTTTTCCTATGCCGTCCAGCCCCGTCCGGACGGATTGGCGCAGGCTTACCTTCTTGGCGCGGATTTCGTTTCCGGCAGACCCAGCGCGCTGGTGCTGGGCGACAACATCTTTTACGGGCACGGCCTTCCCGATGTCCTGCAAAGCGCGAGCGCGCGCGAACGCGGCGCCAGCGTTTTCGCCTACCGGGTGAACAATCCCGAAGCCTATGGCGTGGTCGATTTCGACGCGCGCGGCCGGGCCATATCCATAGAGGAAAAGCCCGCCCGCCCACGGTCCAGCCATGCGGTGACCGGCCTTTATTTCTACGATGAAACCGTGGTGGAGCGCGCGCGCAGCCTGACGCCATCGCCGCGCGGAGAGCTGGAGATTACCGATCTCAACCGGCTCTACATGGATGAAGGGCTGCTCTCGGTCGAAATCATGGGGCGCGGTTTCGCCTGGCTGGACACCGGCACGCATGCCTCGCTGCTCGATGCCGGAACCTATGTGAAGATTACCGAGGAGCGTCAGGGCCTGAAAATCGCCTGCCCAGAAGAGATCGCATGGCGGCAGGGCTTCATCGACGATGCCGACCTTGAACGGATTGCCGGTCCGCTGCGCAAGTCGGGCTATGGCGAATACCTGCTTTCGCTTCTCGGCACGGAGCGCGCGGTTTGA
- a CDS encoding nucleotidyltransferase family protein — protein MAGFDAMDDFLGAALRDEGAAWPDAWREPHILPEIAARIRFHGIAPLLAERIADGRDWPPAIASGIREEARLQAFWEDSHAGAVRALLKRLSASGVEALAMKGTALAYSVYTEPGERRRGDTDLLVRERDLALARSALRAAGFAASDPVIGLLFQESWRLDTGMGFVHTIDLHWRVVDAPALHAAVDTEECFARAVSLPRLCAEARAVDPVLTFVQCCINQSLHTAQGFGVGEDRVFGGNRLGWARDNDLLLRTFSDGEWRDLLRICGARGLGPACLSGIRLARRHFATPLPASPIETLAAMPADGAAARYLRQTGKAGRFLCNLGQCVGLRRKAGFAASYLFPDRPRLRPLFPQSENVPLFVLQARRLANIAARRARRLFA, from the coding sequence ATGGCAGGTTTCGATGCGATGGACGATTTTCTTGGAGCGGCGCTGCGCGACGAAGGCGCGGCCTGGCCCGATGCATGGCGAGAGCCGCACATCCTGCCGGAAATCGCCGCGCGCATAAGGTTCCACGGCATCGCCCCCCTTCTTGCCGAACGGATTGCCGATGGGCGGGACTGGCCCCCGGCCATCGCGTCGGGCATCCGGGAGGAGGCGCGCCTTCAGGCCTTCTGGGAAGATTCGCACGCCGGCGCGGTCAGGGCGCTGCTGAAACGGCTTTCCGCATCGGGTGTCGAGGCACTCGCGATGAAGGGCACCGCGCTCGCCTATTCGGTTTACACCGAGCCGGGTGAGCGGCGCCGGGGCGATACCGACCTGCTGGTGCGAGAGCGCGATCTGGCCCTTGCGCGTTCGGCCTTGCGCGCGGCGGGGTTTGCCGCATCCGATCCGGTTATCGGCCTGTTGTTCCAGGAAAGCTGGCGGCTCGATACCGGGATGGGCTTCGTCCACACGATCGACCTGCACTGGCGCGTCGTCGATGCGCCTGCCTTGCACGCGGCGGTGGATACGGAGGAATGTTTTGCGCGGGCCGTGTCCCTGCCGCGCCTGTGCGCGGAAGCGCGGGCGGTGGACCCGGTGCTGACCTTCGTCCAGTGCTGCATAAACCAGTCGTTGCACACCGCGCAGGGTTTCGGCGTGGGAGAAGACAGGGTCTTCGGCGGAAACCGGCTCGGCTGGGCGCGCGACAACGATCTGCTGCTGCGCACCTTTTCGGACGGCGAATGGCGCGACCTGTTGCGGATATGCGGGGCGCGCGGGCTTGGCCCGGCCTGCCTTTCGGGCATCCGGCTGGCCCGTCGCCATTTCGCCACGCCACTGCCCGCAAGCCCGATCGAAACGCTGGCGGCAATGCCGGCGGATGGGGCCGCCGCGCGTTACCTGCGGCAGACCGGCAAGGCGGGGCGGTTCCTTTGCAATCTGGGCCAATGTGTGGGGCTTCGCCGCAAGGCGGGCTTCGCGGCCAGCTATCTTTTTCCCGATCGGCCGCGATTGCGCCCGCTGTTTCCGCAAAGCGAAAACGTGCCGCTTTTCGTCCTGCAGGCCCGCCGCCTCGCCAACATCGCGGCACGGCGTGCAAGGCGGCTTTTCGCATGA
- a CDS encoding glycosyltransferase — protein sequence MFTSDDFVAIAAIDNESVLEACLCLSPDIASGRLPLVTIKGAVSMSSAYNCGLDRTDARICLFVHQDVYLPRGWLDRAVDCLNRLTDVHPDWMVAGPYGVRPDGVHVGRVWDVTMGTELGTPGFAPAAVDSFDELLLILRRREGFRFDEALPHFHLYGTDLVQTARDMGGGSWAIELPVVHNNRPIASLGGGYLKAYRYARHKWRDRLPIQTTICALSRSPVPLWRARWRRRHTSERPDTLGADAVQVARTAGYEQA from the coding sequence ATGTTTACGTCCGATGATTTCGTGGCAATCGCCGCCATAGACAACGAATCCGTTCTGGAAGCCTGCCTTTGCCTTTCGCCCGATATCGCATCCGGGCGGCTGCCGCTGGTGACGATCAAGGGCGCCGTGAGCATGTCCTCCGCGTACAACTGCGGCCTCGACCGCACGGATGCGCGGATCTGCCTGTTTGTGCACCAGGACGTGTACCTGCCACGGGGTTGGCTGGACCGCGCAGTCGATTGCCTCAATCGTCTGACCGATGTTCATCCAGACTGGATGGTTGCCGGTCCATACGGCGTCAGGCCCGATGGCGTGCACGTGGGGCGCGTGTGGGACGTGACGATGGGAACGGAGCTGGGCACCCCCGGCTTTGCGCCCGCCGCCGTGGATTCGTTTGACGAACTGCTGCTGATCCTGCGGCGACGGGAGGGATTCCGGTTCGACGAGGCACTGCCGCATTTTCACCTTTACGGCACCGACCTTGTGCAGACGGCGCGCGACATGGGCGGCGGCAGTTGGGCCATCGAACTGCCTGTCGTTCATAACAATCGCCCGATCGCCTCACTGGGCGGCGGATACCTGAAGGCCTATCGCTATGCCCGGCACAAGTGGCGGGACCGGTTGCCCATACAGACCACGATCTGCGCGCTTTCGCGCAGTCCCGTGCCGCTTTGGCGCGCAAGGTGGCGCCGCAGGCATACAAGCGAGCGTCCGGACACATTGGGCGCGGATGCGGTTCAGGTTGCCAGGACGGCCGGTTATGAACAGGCATAA
- the rfbD gene encoding dTDP-4-dehydrorhamnose reductase, with protein MRVLITGASGQLGRALVSQAPAGWEIVAPGRDGLDLADGDAVRAAVLAARPGLLLNAAAYTAVDKAESDEETALSVNAAAVGIMAETLRETGGRLVHVSTDFVFDGASQRAYRPDDERAPISAYGRTKAAGEDAAGSDALIVRTAWLYCAGGRNFVRTMLHLMRTREEVRVVADQTGAPTWAPGLARVILALCGKGATGVFHHCDAGLASWYDFAVAIREQALALGMLNRRVPIIPIASNDYPAPAARPAFSVLDCSRTRDLLGESAVHWQENLRKMLEEEKAIG; from the coding sequence GTGAGAGTGCTGATTACCGGTGCATCGGGCCAGCTTGGCAGGGCGCTCGTCTCGCAGGCGCCCGCCGGATGGGAGATCGTCGCCCCCGGCCGCGACGGGCTGGACCTTGCCGATGGCGATGCCGTGCGCGCGGCGGTGCTGGCCGCGCGGCCCGGCCTGTTGCTGAACGCCGCCGCCTATACCGCGGTCGACAAGGCCGAAAGCGACGAGGAAACCGCGCTGTCCGTCAATGCCGCCGCTGTCGGCATCATGGCCGAAACGCTGCGCGAAACCGGCGGCAGGCTGGTCCACGTATCCACCGATTTCGTGTTCGATGGCGCATCGCAGCGCGCCTATCGTCCGGACGACGAACGCGCGCCCATTTCCGCATACGGCCGCACCAAGGCGGCAGGAGAGGACGCGGCCGGCTCCGATGCGCTGATCGTGCGGACGGCGTGGCTCTATTGCGCGGGCGGTCGGAACTTCGTGCGCACGATGCTGCACCTGATGCGCACGCGCGAAGAGGTTCGCGTCGTCGCGGACCAGACCGGCGCGCCGACCTGGGCGCCTGGCCTTGCGCGCGTTATCCTTGCGCTATGCGGCAAGGGCGCCACCGGCGTGTTCCACCACTGCGACGCGGGCCTTGCCAGCTGGTACGACTTTGCCGTTGCGATCCGGGAACAGGCGCTGGCGCTGGGGATGCTCAACCGGCGCGTGCCGATTATTCCGATAGCGAGCAACGATTACCCCGCACCCGCGGCGCGGCCCGCCTTCTCGGTGCTCGATTGCAGCCGCACACGCGACCTGCTGGGCGAAAGCGCCGTTCACTGGCAAGAGAACCTGCGCAAGATGCTGGAAGAGGAAAAGGCGATTGGCTGA
- a CDS encoding ABC transporter ATP-binding protein, translated as MNQLRFLLARAAPYRTDLLLIGIVTVLGSLSTLAIPWLAGHLLGGVVAESGGVGAVVALLLAALATTTALNVAAAILSAVASARILADLRRDVHAHVVALPTGFHDRSRQGDLLALMTYEVASLSQFLAATLATAPSMLLTAGGAVVLLFVIDPVAALAIPVLVPAFYVLLKLVGRRLRWLSRATRKAEAMLFAEAESHLEILPAIKAFAAEDRQQAAYDARVERARRASVAQSRIDAVIGPSIGLVAAIAAIAVLVLAGRQLGSGQGNPSQVFSFLLYAALLTRPIGALADVYGRYQIARGSLSRLQAVLRERAEPGLSATGEPGPVRGEIAFEDVHFAYPGRPKTLAGASFRVAAGETVALVGENGAGKSTLISLLMRFYEPGAGRIMLDGMDIAAMHVQSLRRQLGLVPQRALLFNGSIRENIAFGLKDASDDQVAQAARMAQATDFISALPKGLATQIGDHGVRLSGGQRQRIALARALVADPPVLILDEATAMYDLDGEAAFVESCRSALKGRTVLIITHRPASLALADRVLSVESGQVRDLADAPRAAPRDG; from the coding sequence ATGAACCAGCTGCGCTTCCTGCTTGCCCGCGCCGCGCCTTATCGCACGGACCTGCTGCTTATCGGCATCGTGACCGTGCTGGGTTCGCTCTCCACGCTGGCGATACCGTGGCTTGCCGGGCACCTGCTTGGCGGCGTGGTGGCCGAAAGCGGCGGGGTTGGGGCCGTGGTCGCGCTGTTGCTGGCCGCGCTGGCGACTACCACCGCGCTGAACGTTGCGGCTGCCATCCTGTCGGCCGTGGCGTCCGCCCGGATTCTTGCCGACTTGCGCCGGGATGTCCATGCGCACGTCGTCGCGCTGCCGACGGGATTCCACGATCGCAGCCGCCAGGGCGACCTGCTGGCGCTTATGACCTATGAGGTCGCCAGCCTCAGCCAGTTCCTTGCCGCGACGCTCGCCACTGCGCCGTCGATGCTGCTTACCGCAGGCGGGGCGGTGGTGCTTCTGTTCGTGATCGATCCTGTGGCGGCGCTGGCGATTCCCGTCCTCGTCCCCGCCTTCTACGTGCTGCTCAAGCTGGTCGGGCGCCGCCTGCGGTGGCTTTCGCGCGCGACGCGAAAGGCAGAGGCGATGCTGTTCGCCGAAGCCGAAAGCCACCTTGAGATATTGCCTGCCATCAAGGCTTTCGCCGCCGAGGACCGGCAGCAGGCCGCATACGATGCGCGGGTTGAGCGCGCGCGCCGTGCAAGCGTGGCGCAATCGCGCATCGACGCGGTGATCGGGCCGTCGATCGGGCTGGTGGCGGCGATTGCGGCAATTGCGGTCCTGGTGCTGGCGGGGCGGCAACTCGGCTCTGGCCAGGGCAATCCGTCGCAGGTGTTTAGCTTCCTGCTCTACGCCGCGCTGCTGACCCGGCCGATCGGCGCGCTTGCAGATGTCTACGGCCGATACCAGATCGCGCGCGGATCGCTTTCGCGCCTGCAGGCGGTGCTGCGCGAAAGGGCGGAGCCGGGGTTGAGCGCCACGGGTGAGCCCGGCCCCGTCCGCGGAGAGATTGCTTTCGAAGACGTGCATTTTGCCTATCCGGGGCGACCGAAGACGCTTGCGGGGGCCAGCTTCCGCGTCGCCGCCGGTGAAACCGTTGCCCTGGTCGGCGAAAACGGGGCGGGAAAGTCCACGCTGATCAGCCTGTTGATGCGGTTCTATGAACCGGGGGCCGGGCGGATAATGCTGGACGGGATGGATATTGCGGCGATGCACGTGCAGTCCTTGCGCCGCCAACTGGGACTGGTTCCCCAGCGCGCGCTGCTGTTCAACGGATCGATCCGCGAAAACATCGCCTTCGGCCTGAAAGACGCAAGTGACGATCAGGTTGCGCAGGCCGCACGCATGGCGCAGGCGACAGATTTCATTTCCGCGCTGCCTAAAGGGTTGGCCACGCAGATCGGCGATCACGGCGTCAGGCTTTCGGGCGGGCAGCGCCAGCGGATCGCACTGGCGCGCGCGCTTGTCGCCGATCCGCCAGTGCTGATCCTGGACGAGGCGACCGCGATGTACGATCTGGATGGGGAGGCGGCCTTCGTCGAATCCTGCCGGAGCGCGCTGAAGGGCCGCACGGTGCTGATCATCACGCACAGGCCGGCCAGCCTGGCGCTTGCCGACCGCGTCCTGTCCGTCGAAAGCGGGCAGGTGCGTGACCTTGCGGATGCCCCGCGCGCCGCGCCGCGCGACGGCTGA
- a CDS encoding O-antigen ligase family protein, producing the protein MPRLPAQIAAPQVAIQASSWHDLQALTPVTIPIADPVPEGRMPGPVRIGISRRGEVLHLLPLLALIYSFLLFPPEVHFYVFGINLPVYRLLSILLSWYPAWGFASRRLRFDIADGLILLASVWMAVSFMHVYGSGTGFVRASGNIVDFAFPYFIARAGLRTPGDVRTLFLLLVPGLMLAGIEMMVESLARQFIVRPAFTGIFGHMPAYDNGDVAGDLHIRKEFRLGGLLRAFGPFSHPILGGVVLTSTLLVYLKGGIRGWPRFAGLAAASMGFFALSSASVIAILASAGIYVADFALSWFRRIGWWIAILFVLLAAFAVEFGSKGGLINILIRMTIDPQTGYYRKLIWQYGLQSIANHPVFGIGYAEYDRPLYLVPSASVDAHFLAEGIRHGVIVPASLMAAIVITMVRLGIAIGQGRGTDRDTLFAFNCALFVLALSSMTVTYFGEARIWFMAMIGIGASMAQLRLVRMPDRAAAVPNRPGAHSPAR; encoded by the coding sequence ATGCCCCGTCTCCCGGCGCAGATCGCGGCTCCACAGGTCGCCATACAGGCATCGAGTTGGCATGATTTGCAGGCCCTGACACCGGTGACGATTCCCATTGCAGATCCCGTGCCGGAGGGGCGGATGCCCGGCCCGGTCCGCATCGGCATTTCCCGCCGGGGCGAGGTTCTGCACCTGCTGCCCTTGCTGGCCCTGATCTATTCCTTCCTGCTGTTTCCGCCCGAAGTGCACTTCTATGTGTTCGGCATAAACCTGCCCGTCTATCGCCTGCTGTCGATCCTGCTTTCGTGGTATCCGGCCTGGGGCTTTGCCAGCCGCCGGTTGCGCTTCGACATTGCCGATGGCCTGATCCTCCTCGCCTCCGTGTGGATGGCGGTCTCTTTCATGCACGTTTATGGAAGCGGGACGGGGTTTGTCCGCGCTTCGGGCAATATCGTGGATTTCGCCTTCCCCTATTTCATCGCCCGCGCCGGTTTGCGCACGCCGGGCGATGTCAGGACGCTCTTCCTCCTGCTGGTTCCCGGCCTGATGCTTGCCGGGATCGAAATGATGGTTGAAAGCCTTGCGCGGCAGTTCATCGTCAGGCCGGCGTTCACCGGCATCTTCGGTCATATGCCAGCCTACGACAATGGCGATGTCGCGGGCGATCTGCATATCCGGAAAGAGTTTCGCCTGGGCGGCCTGTTGCGCGCGTTCGGGCCGTTTTCCCATCCCATCCTGGGCGGCGTGGTGCTGACAAGCACGCTGCTCGTCTATCTCAAGGGCGGCATTCGCGGATGGCCCAGATTTGCCGGACTGGCCGCCGCATCGATGGGATTTTTCGCGCTGAGTTCAGCCAGCGTGATCGCGATCCTGGCATCGGCGGGCATCTATGTCGCGGATTTCGCGCTGTCATGGTTCAGGCGGATCGGCTGGTGGATCGCGATCCTGTTTGTCCTTCTTGCGGCTTTTGCCGTCGAGTTCGGATCGAAGGGGGGCCTTATCAATATCCTGATCCGCATGACGATCGATCCGCAGACAGGCTATTATCGCAAGCTCATCTGGCAATACGGCTTGCAGTCGATCGCAAATCACCCCGTTTTCGGCATCGGCTACGCGGAATACGACCGCCCGCTTTACCTTGTTCCCAGCGCAAGCGTGGACGCGCATTTCCTGGCCGAAGGCATACGGCACGGGGTGATTGTGCCTGCAAGCCTTATGGCCGCGATTGTCATCACCATGGTCCGGCTTGGCATCGCGATCGGGCAAGGCCGGGGCACCGACCGCGATACGCTGTTCGCATTCAACTGCGCGCTATTCGTGCTGGCGCTCTCCAGCATGACAGTCACCTATTTCGGCGAAGCGCGCATCTGGTTCATGGCCATGATCGGGATCGGCGCTTCGATGGCGCAGTTGCGGCTCGTGCGCATGCCGGACCGCGCCGCTGCCGTCCCGAACAGGCCGGGCGCGCATTCTCCGGCGCGATGA
- the rfbC gene encoding dTDP-4-dehydrorhamnose 3,5-epimerase, translating into MTVLGPTIAECGIPGPLLIEPQVFGDARGFFMESWNAAAFRKAGLDAQFVQDNHSRSQKGVLRGLHFQMPGAQGKLVRVVHGAVFDVAVDLRRSSPTFGKWTGVDLTAANKRMFWVPEGFAHGFLALEDDTDVLYKCTAPYAPQNEHSLAWDDPDVGIEWPLHGIKPRLSAKDAAGVTLAQAETFA; encoded by the coding sequence TTGACTGTCTTAGGCCCGACCATTGCCGAATGCGGCATTCCCGGCCCGCTGCTGATTGAACCGCAGGTGTTCGGCGACGCACGCGGCTTCTTCATGGAAAGCTGGAATGCCGCCGCCTTCCGCAAGGCGGGGCTGGACGCGCAATTCGTGCAGGACAACCACAGCCGGTCGCAAAAAGGCGTGCTGCGCGGACTGCATTTCCAGATGCCGGGGGCACAGGGCAAGCTGGTGCGCGTGGTGCACGGCGCGGTGTTCGACGTTGCGGTGGACCTGCGGCGGTCGTCGCCCACGTTCGGCAAGTGGACGGGCGTGGACCTTACCGCCGCGAACAAGCGGATGTTCTGGGTGCCCGAAGGCTTCGCCCACGGTTTTCTTGCGCTGGAGGACGATACGGATGTCCTCTACAAATGCACCGCCCCCTATGCGCCGCAGAACGAACACAGCCTGGCGTGGGACGATCCCGACGTGGGCATCGAATGGCCGCTGCACGGTATCAAACCGCGCCTCTCCGCGAAGGACGCGGCAGGCGTGACGCTGGCGCAGGCAGAGACTTTCGCGTGA
- the rfbB gene encoding dTDP-glucose 4,6-dehydratase codes for MADLLVTGGAGFIGGNFVHYWARQHPDDAIVVLDSLTYAGNAATIAGVEQADLVVGDIRDTALVERLLRERHIATIVHFAAESHVDRSIGAPDAFIGTNIVGTQSLLEAARTVWLDEGSGKPHRFHHISTDEVYGSLGPGDAPFSETSRYSPNSPYAAAKASSDHLVRAWHRTFALEVTTTNCSNNYGPYQYPEKLIPLFLLNALSGKPLPIYGDGLNVRDWLHVEDHCRGIEAALERGRPGETYNIGGGEELPNLAVIDRICAAVDRAFAEIDGLADRFPRSPAAHGGKTDALKTFVEDRKGHDRRYAIDARKARAEIGYAPQRDFARGLAGTLRWYLDNEAWWGPLLAT; via the coding sequence TTGGCTGACCTGCTTGTGACCGGCGGTGCGGGATTCATCGGCGGCAACTTCGTCCATTATTGGGCGCGGCAACACCCTGACGATGCGATCGTGGTGCTCGATTCGCTCACGTATGCGGGAAATGCGGCCACGATCGCGGGGGTGGAACAGGCGGACCTGGTCGTCGGCGATATCCGCGACACCGCTCTGGTGGAACGCCTGCTGCGCGAACGCCACATCGCCACCATCGTCCATTTCGCGGCCGAGAGCCATGTCGACCGGTCCATCGGCGCGCCGGACGCCTTCATCGGCACCAACATCGTCGGAACGCAAAGCCTGCTGGAGGCCGCGCGCACGGTGTGGCTGGACGAAGGCAGCGGCAAACCGCACCGGTTCCACCACATTTCGACCGACGAGGTTTACGGATCGCTTGGCCCCGGCGATGCGCCGTTCAGCGAAACGAGCCGCTATTCGCCCAACTCCCCCTATGCGGCGGCAAAGGCATCGTCGGACCACCTTGTGCGCGCATGGCACCGCACCTTCGCGCTGGAAGTGACGACCACCAACTGTTCAAACAACTATGGTCCTTATCAGTATCCCGAAAAGCTGATCCCGCTTTTCCTGTTGAACGCGCTGTCGGGCAAACCATTGCCCATCTATGGCGACGGCCTGAACGTGCGGGACTGGCTGCACGTGGAAGACCATTGCCGCGGGATCGAAGCGGCGCTGGAGCGCGGCAGGCCGGGCGAAACCTACAACATCGGCGGGGGCGAGGAATTGCCCAACCTTGCGGTGATCGACCGCATATGCGCCGCGGTGGACCGCGCCTTTGCAGAGATCGACGGGCTGGCGGACCGCTTTCCCCGCTCGCCCGCCGCGCATGGCGGCAAGACCGACGCCCTCAAGACCTTCGTGGAAGACCGCAAGGGGCACGATCGCCGATATGCGATCGACGCGCGAAAGGCGCGCGCCGAAATCGGCTATGCCCCGCAGCGCGATTTCGCGCGCGGCCTTGCCGGCACGCTGCGCTGGTATCTGGATAACGAAGCCTGGTGGGGGCCGCTGCTGGCAACGTGA
- a CDS encoding PqqD family protein — protein sequence MTIDPSERFAVSCDIVSREVGGEFILLNLASGTYFGLNAVGTRIWHLVREDACSLDEIRDAIMAEFDVGRAEAERDIHDLASAMLERGLLVRAA from the coding sequence ATGACCATCGATCCGTCCGAAAGGTTCGCTGTCTCCTGCGATATCGTATCGCGCGAGGTGGGCGGGGAGTTCATCCTGCTCAACCTGGCAAGCGGCACCTATTTCGGCCTGAACGCGGTCGGCACCCGTATATGGCACCTTGTCCGCGAGGACGCGTGCTCGCTGGACGAAATCCGCGATGCGATCATGGCGGAATTCGATGTTGGGCGCGCGGAGGCGGAGCGCGACATCCACGACCTTGCCAGCGCCATGCTTGAACGCGGCCTGCTGGTGCGCGCGGCGTAG